The following are encoded together in the Onychostoma macrolepis isolate SWU-2019 chromosome 03, ASM1243209v1, whole genome shotgun sequence genome:
- the kcnj12b gene encoding ATP-sensitive inward rectifier potassium channel 12, with the protein MSVGKPHRYNTVSSSEEDVYQHGNMPALGNGFGNGKIQTRRKVRSRFVNKTGQCNVSFAHMDEQSQRYLADIFTTCVDIRWRWMFVLFSLAFVLSWLAFGFAFWLIALIHGDLDRPIKDDFTPCVMQVNSFVAAFLFSVETQTTIGYGFRCVTEECPLAVFMVVFQSIVGCIIDSFMIGAIMAKMARPKKRAETILFSHNAVIAMRDGKLCLMWRVGNLRKSHIVEAHVRAQLIKPRITEEGEYIPLDQIDINVGYDQGLDRIFLVAPLTILHEINEESPLYGISKQDLETSDFEIVVILEGMVEATAMTAQVRSSYLASEILWGHRFEPVVFEERSQYKVDYSHFHKTYEVPSTPRCSAKDMEENKSLESAANFCYENELAFISRDEEEQEEDRGERGTELETLSANLNFDQRSYHKESEI; encoded by the coding sequence ATGAGTGTGGGCAAGCCCCACCGCTACAACACCGTGTCATCGTCGGAGGAGGACGTGTACCAGCACGGCAACATGCCCGCCCTCGGCAATGGCTTTGGTAATGGCAAGATCCAGACGCGCCGGAAGGTGCGGAGCCGCTTCGTAAACAAGACAGGCCAGTGCAACGTCAGTTTCGCTCACATGGACGAGCAATCTCAGCGCTACCTCGCCGACATCTTCACCACCTGTGTGGACATCCGTTGGCGCTGGATGTTTGTCCTTTTCTCTCTTGCATTTGTCCTGTCCTGGCTTGCGTTTGGTTTCGCCTTCTGGCTTATTGCTCTTATCCACGGTGACTTAGACCGGCCCATTAAAGATGACTTCACACCATGTGTTATGCAGGTCAACAGCTTTGTTGCAGCATTTCTGTTCTCAGTTGAGACGCAAACAACAATCGGCTACGGATTCCGCTGCGTAACCGAGGAGTGTCCCTTAGCGGTGTTCATGGTCGTCTTCCAGTCCATCGTGGGTTGCATCATTGACTCTTTCATGATCGGTGCCATCATGGCCAAAATGGCGCGACCTAAGAAACGGGCAGAAACGATACTGTTCTCACACAATGCTGTCATCGCAATGCGCGATGGGAAGCTGTGCCTCATGTGGCGGGTTGGGAACTTGAGGAAAAGTCACATCGTAGAGGCTCATGTGCGGGCGCAGCTTATTAAGCCCCGAATCACAGAAGAGGGCGAGTACATACCTCTCGATCAGATCGACATCAATGTGGGTTACGACCAAGGTCTCGACCGCATCTTCTTGGTTGCTCCTCTCACCATCCTCCACGAGATAAACGAGGAGAGTCCTCTGTATGGAATCAGCAAGCAGGACCTGGAGACATCCGATTTTGAGATTGTGGTCATACTGGAAGGGATGGTCGAGGCGACTGCGATGACTGCTCAGGTGCGCAGCTCCTACCTGGCCAGCGAGATCTTATGGGGCCATCGTTTTGAGCCCGTGGTGTTTGAGGAACGCAGCCAGTATAAGGTGGACTATTCGCACTTTCATAAGACCTACGAGGTTCCCTCCACGCCACGTTGCAGTGCCAAAGACATGGAGGAGAACAAGTCCTTGGAGTCCGCTGCCAACTTCTGCTATGAGAACGAGTTAGCCTTCATTAGTAGGGATGAAGAGGAGCAAGAAGAGGACAGGGGTGAGAGGGGGACTGAGCTAGAGACCCTTTCAGCCAATCTGAACTTCGATCAGAGGTCATATCACAAAGAATCCGAAATATGA